The DNA sequence ATGACGAACCTCAGCATCAGCGTCCTCTTCCAGAAGCGGGTGGACCCGGTGTACTACGGGCGAGTCGGAAGCCTGCTCGGCATGGTGGGGATGGCGGGGCAGCCCCTCACGCTGCTGCTCCTCGCGCCGGTCGCCGACCGGGTGCCCATCTCGCTGGTATTTGCGGTGGCGGGAGTGGTCACGCTGCTGGGCGCTGTGGTGTGGGAGGCAGTGCTGAGGCGGGAGCCCGCCTCTATCCCTCCTCCAGCCGTCCCGGCGTGAGCAGCAGGCCCAGAAGGCAGGGCTCCGCCCCAGGGTCGTGGCTTTCCTGCTCGGCCACCCAGGCCCTCAGCTCCCGCAGCCGCCGGGAGAGTTCCTTCAGGACTTCGGGTTTCAGGTTGACCTGCGTGAACAGGCCGTAGCCCGACAGGTTCTCCTCCGTCCTTCCTGAGGGGGCCACGTACAGGCTGGGCTGGCCCTGCGCGTCCAGCCGGAAGAAAACGTCGTGCTCGGCTCCCCGCCCAAAGGTTCGCCCGTACTCCCCCGCCGCCGCGCGGGCATAGGCCGTCATGAAGGGCCGCTGGAGAGTCCCGATCAGCTCGGCCATCGTCGCTGAATCGGTCAGCCCGAACGGCACCTGAAAGCCCCGAGCAACCGCGCGGTAGAGCTTGACGGGCCGCCCTCCGCGCCGCCGCTCCCCGCACACCTCCACCAAGTCCGCCCTCACCAGGCGCGTCAGGCGGTGGTGCGCCTGCTTGACGCTCAGGCCCACCGCCCGCGCCACCTCGCCCGCGCTGGCCTCGCACCTCATCACTTCGCCCAGAACGTCGAAGTAGCCGAGGTCGAGCAGCAGCCGCGCCTGCTCGGGCGTCTGCACCACGAATTCCGGGGAGGACAGGGTGGTCACGTTCCCAGCATGATGCACACGGCCCCGCTATCCTGCCCCATATGCCCGCCGCTCCTGCCCCCGAGCCCATCCGCGTCACGGGCGGCGTGAACAAGGTCCGCTTCCGCGCCGAGAGCGGCTTCACCGTCATGACCGCTAAGATCCGCAACGCCGAGGGTGAGGACCCCGACGCCACCGTCATCGGCGTGATGCCCCCCCTGGAGGCTGGGGACACCTTCAGCGCCGACGTGCTGATGGAGGAGCACCGCGAGTACGGCTACCAGTACCGCGTGCTCAACATGGTGCTGGAAGCCCAGCCCACCGACCTGACGGAAGAAGGCGTCGCCGCTTACCTGGAGGCCCGGGTGGGGGGCGTGGGCAAGGTCCTGGCTGGCCGCATCGCCAGGATGTTCGGCCCAGCCACCTTCGACGTGCTGGAAGGGGAGCCGGACAAACTCCTCCAGGTGCCCGGCGTCACGCAGAGCACCCTGCACAAGATGACGGCGAGCTGGAGTCAGCAGGGGCTGGAACGCCGCCTGCTGGCTGGATTGCAGGGCCTCGGACTCTCCATCTCCCAGGCGCAGCGGGCCGTGAAACATTTCGGGGAGGCGGCGCTCGAACGCCTGACAGCTGACCTCTTCGCCCTGACGGAGGTCGAGGGCATCGGCTTCCTGACCGCCGACAAGCTGTGGAGTACCCAGGGTCTCCCGAATGACGATCCACGCCGCCTGACCGCCGCCGCCGTCTACGCCCTTCAGCAGGCTGGGCAGCAGGCTGGGCACAGTTTCTTGCCGCGTGATCGAGCCGAGCGGGGCGTGGCCCACTACACCCGCGTCACCCCGGAGCAGGCGAGGCTGGCCGTCGAAACGGCCGTCGAATTCGGCCGCCTCTCCGACGACCCCACCCCGGATGGCAAGTCCCGCATCTACCTCCCTCACGTCCTGCGCGCGGAGAAAAAGCTCGCGCAGCTTATCCGCACCCTGCTCGCCACGCCGCCCGGGGGGGACGAGTGGATGGTTCCGGCAGGAGCGGCCAAAGGACTGTCCGGGGAACAGGCGCAGGTGCTCGACCTGCTCGAAGACCACCGCCTCGTCGTGCTGACGGGGGGGCCGGGCACGGGCAAGAGCACGACCACCCGGGCCGTTGCCGACCTCGCGGAAAAACTCGGACTGGAGGTCGGCCTCTGTGCCCCCACGGGCAAGGCCGCGCGCCGTCTGGGAGAGGTGACCGGCCGCCCCGCCTCCACCATCCACCGCCTGCTCGGCTACGGACCGGCGGGCTTCCGGCACAACCACCTCGAACCCGCGCCGTATGACTTGCTGATCGTGGACGAGGTGAGCATGTGCGGTGACGGGTTGATGCTCTCGCTACTCTCCGCCGTGCCGCCCGGAGCACGGGTTCTACTGGTGGGCGACACCGACCAGCTTCCCCCGGTGGACGCCGGGCTGCCCCTCCACGCCCTCACGGCCACGGCCCCAACCGTTCGCCTGACCACCGTGTACCGCCAGGCTGCCGAGAACCCCATCATCCGTGCCGCCCACGGCCTGCTGCACGGCCAGTCGCCGGAGTGGGGGGACCGCCGCCTGAACCTCACCGAGACGGAGCCCGATGTCGGCGCCCGCCGCGTGGCCCTGATGGTGCGCGAACTCGGCGGCCCGACCCAGGTCCAGGTTCTCACCCCCATGCGAAAAGGTCCGCTCGGCGTCGAGATGCTCAACCACCACCTCCAGTCCCTCTTCAACCCGGGTGAGGGCGGCATCCGCATCGCGGACAGCGAGGCCCGGCCCGGCGACGTGGTCGTGCAGACGAAGAACGACTACACCAACGAGATCTTCAACGGCACACTGGGCACGGTCCTCAAGGCCGAGGGCGGGCGCCTCACCGTGGACTTCGACGGCAACGTGGTGGAACTCGTGGGCGCCGAACTCTTCAACCTCCAGCTCGGCTACGCCCTGACCGTCCACCGGGCGCAGGGGAGCGAGTGGCCCACGGTGCTGGGCGTGCTGCACGAGGCGCACATGCCCATGCTCTCGCGCAACCTCGCCTACACCGCCCTGACGCGCGCCCGCGAACGCTTCTTCGCGGCGGGCTCGGCGAGTGCCTGGAGCAAGGCCGCCGTCCGTCAGCGCGAGGAGCGCAACACGGCGCTGCTGGAGCGGGTGCGGGCGCGGTAGGGAGGATGGGGATCAGCTCCCCTTTTCCCCCGCACGCTCTGCTATCCTCTAATCCCGGAGGCCGAGCGCCCCGGTTTTTCTTTTTGGCCCTCTCTGGGGTCAGGCGCTCGTGTTCAGACATGAAATACATCTTCGTGACGGGCGGCGTGGTGAGCAGCCTCGGCAAGGGCGTGGCGAGCGCCAGCCTGGGTGCTCTGCTGCGGGCGCGCGGTTACAAAGTGACGGCGGTCAAGATCGACCCCTACATCAACATTGACGCGGGGACCATGCGGCCCTACGAGCACGGCGAGGTCTTCGTGACGGCCAGCGGCGCCGAGACGGACCTCGACATCGGCAACTACGAGCGCTTCCTCGACCTCGACATTCCGCCGGGCAGCAACATCACGACCGGGCAGGTGTACCTAGAGGTCATTCGCCGCGAGCGGGCCGGGGACTACCTCTCGCAGACGGTGCAGGTCATCCCCCACGTGACCGACGAGATCAAGCGCCGCATCCGCGCGGCGGGCGAGAACGCGGGGGCGGAGATCGTCCTGATCGAGGTCGGCGGCACGGTGGGTGACATCGAGAGCCTGCCCTTCCTGGAAGCCATCCGGCAGTTCAGGTTCGACGAGGGCGACGAGAACGTCCTCTCCATCCACCTCACCCTGGTGCCGTATCTGGGCACCTCGAACGAGTTCAAGACCAAGCCCACCCAGCACTCGGTTGCGGAACTGCGCTCGGTGGGCATCAGCCCCGACATAGTGATGGTGCGGTCCAAGGAGAAGCTGCCGCCCGACATCACCCGCAAGATCGCGCTGTTCACCTCGGTGCGCGAGAACCGGGTCTTCTCCTCCTACGACGTGGGGCACGTGTACGAGCTGCCCCTCGCGCTGGAGGAGCAGGGGCTGGGCAAGGCGGTCGAGGACCTGCTCGCTCTGGAGCGCACCCACCCCAACCTGGGCGTGTGGCAGAACGCCGTGCGGGTCATCAAGCATCCGCAGCGGGAGGTCACCATCGCGCTGGCGG is a window from the Deinococcus apachensis DSM 19763 genome containing:
- a CDS encoding helix-turn-helix domain-containing protein, with amino-acid sequence MTTLSSPEFVVQTPEQARLLLDLGYFDVLGEVMRCEASAGEVARAVGLSVKQAHHRLTRLVRADLVEVCGERRRGGRPVKLYRAVARGFQVPFGLTDSATMAELIGTLQRPFMTAYARAAAGEYGRTFGRGAEHDVFFRLDAQGQPSLYVAPSGRTEENLSGYGLFTQVNLKPEVLKELSRRLRELRAWVAEQESHDPGAEPCLLGLLLTPGRLEEG
- the recD2 gene encoding SF1B family DNA helicase RecD2, whose amino-acid sequence is MPAAPAPEPIRVTGGVNKVRFRAESGFTVMTAKIRNAEGEDPDATVIGVMPPLEAGDTFSADVLMEEHREYGYQYRVLNMVLEAQPTDLTEEGVAAYLEARVGGVGKVLAGRIARMFGPATFDVLEGEPDKLLQVPGVTQSTLHKMTASWSQQGLERRLLAGLQGLGLSISQAQRAVKHFGEAALERLTADLFALTEVEGIGFLTADKLWSTQGLPNDDPRRLTAAAVYALQQAGQQAGHSFLPRDRAERGVAHYTRVTPEQARLAVETAVEFGRLSDDPTPDGKSRIYLPHVLRAEKKLAQLIRTLLATPPGGDEWMVPAGAAKGLSGEQAQVLDLLEDHRLVVLTGGPGTGKSTTTRAVADLAEKLGLEVGLCAPTGKAARRLGEVTGRPASTIHRLLGYGPAGFRHNHLEPAPYDLLIVDEVSMCGDGLMLSLLSAVPPGARVLLVGDTDQLPPVDAGLPLHALTATAPTVRLTTVYRQAAENPIIRAAHGLLHGQSPEWGDRRLNLTETEPDVGARRVALMVRELGGPTQVQVLTPMRKGPLGVEMLNHHLQSLFNPGEGGIRIADSEARPGDVVVQTKNDYTNEIFNGTLGTVLKAEGGRLTVDFDGNVVELVGAELFNLQLGYALTVHRAQGSEWPTVLGVLHEAHMPMLSRNLAYTALTRARERFFAAGSASAWSKAAVRQREERNTALLERVRAR
- a CDS encoding CTP synthase, whose product is MKYIFVTGGVVSSLGKGVASASLGALLRARGYKVTAVKIDPYINIDAGTMRPYEHGEVFVTASGAETDLDIGNYERFLDLDIPPGSNITTGQVYLEVIRRERAGDYLSQTVQVIPHVTDEIKRRIRAAGENAGAEIVLIEVGGTVGDIESLPFLEAIRQFRFDEGDENVLSIHLTLVPYLGTSNEFKTKPTQHSVAELRSVGISPDIVMVRSKEKLPPDITRKIALFTSVRENRVFSSYDVGHVYELPLALEEQGLGKAVEDLLALERTHPNLGVWQNAVRVIKHPQREVTIALAGKYTQMPDAYLSLLESLTHAGIANDARVNIKWVNAEELTEGDLEAQLGDVDGILVPGGFGIRGIEGKIRAAEYARTRGVPYLGICLGMQIAVIEYARHVAGLTGANSAEFDPYSPHKVIDLMPEQLEVEGMGGTMRLGDWPMELRAGTRIAELYGVPAGGTVKERHRHRYEVNPAYVEQLQDAGLLISGVTPGVAGRGAGLVESIEIPGHPFFVALQAHPEFKSRPMRPSPPFAGFVAAALGSGQRSVVGSQPERAGA